In a single window of the Nicotiana tomentosiformis chromosome 8, ASM39032v3, whole genome shotgun sequence genome:
- the LOC104118725 gene encoding putative F-box/kelch-repeat protein At4g22430: MEFYVHNIKETNFDNPINRKLAKPKSKIFFKNEYLPNWFLEEVFLRLPVKCVFRYKCVSKQWLSLISAPSFVSLYISRASVLPQQAPIWTILADTLRVNNGVNYFAQSYLPDLLSDNRLHPRFCTIHSPCIARPEDERYTIVAVSEGLVLYNRCVSDYHIYNAITGQCVALPPPSMRFGHVSTGFLTESEGGSLRSFKVVRFGCQFGESYILKFEIFSSETGSWRSLVVHNDVPIEVVSLRRPVDLNGNLHWIDRRLGIMAFNPSSDLNQCRIIGLPNDIDKQCNDARNNGSPTLCDVHQDHLRYIEVSLVPSYPFGFSGFSVWILDNYDSSNWTLQHRVKIRDIVFDDTLISKALTGLIPTPIAFHPLDSNILYLGFGDAVVSYNMKTLKLDVLAARAAQQNLWPKAGGLPASPFSRLCLGDPDDVPDMIQRLLPCWSSAFLFMLPAWPISLPIDYTGLKK; this comes from the coding sequence ATGGAGTTTTATGTTCATAACATAAAGGAAACAAATTTTGACAACCCCATTAATAGAAAACTTGCAAAACCCAAATCAAAGATTTTTTTCAAGAATGAGTACCTTCCTAATTGGTTCTTGGAAGAAGTTTTCTTAAGATTGCCTGTAAAATGTGTTTTTAGGTACAAATGTGTCTCAAAACAGTGGCTTTCCTTAATTTCTGCACCTTCTTTTGTATCCCTTTATATTTCTAGAGCTTCTGTGTTGCCCCAACAAGCACCTATTTGGACCATTCTTGCTGATACTCTGCGTGTTAATAATGGTGTTAACTATTTTGCTCAGTCATACTTGCCTGATTTGCTCTCTGATAATCGGTTACATCCAAGATTTTGTACAATTCATTCCCCTTGTATTGCTCGTCCTGAAGATGAACGATATACCATTGTAGCAGTGAGTGAGGGGCTAGTTTTGTACAATCGATGTGTAAGTGATTATCACATTTATAATGCTATTACAGGGCAATGCGTTGCGCTTCCTCCACCTTCGATGCGTTTTGGACATGTTAGTACTGGGTTTTTAACGGAATCTGAAGGGGGGTCTCTGAGGAGTTTTAAAGTTGTGAGATTTGGTTGTCAATTTGGCGAGTCGTATATCCTAAAGTTTGAGATATTCTCGTCTGAGACTGGAAGTTGGAGAAGTCTTgttgttcataatgatgtaccaATTGAAGTTGTATCGCTCAGGAGGCCTGTTGATCTGAATGGGAACCTACATTGGATTGATCGTCGACTTGGGATTATGGCGTTTAATCCTTCCAGTGACTTGAATCAATGTCGGATAATTGGACTTCCTAATGATATTGATAAGCAATGTAATGATGCTAGAAATAACGGAAGTCCTACTTTGTGTGATGTTCATCAGGATCACTTGAGGTATATCGAGGTATCTCTTGTGCCCTCGTATCCCTTCggattttcgggtttttctgTTTGGATTCTTGACAACTATGACTCTTCAAATTGGACTCTGCAGCACAGGGTAAAGATCCGTGACATCGTGTTTGATGATACTTTAATTAGCAAAGCGTTAACTGGGCTCATTCCTACTCCAATCGCCTTCCATCCGCTTGATTCCAACATCTTATACCTTGGTTTCGGGGATGCTGTTGTTTCATATAACATGAAAACATTGAAGTTGGATGTCCTTGCTGCAAGGGCGGCTCAACAAAATTTGTGGCCTAAAGCCGGTGGTTTACCGGCTTCACCGTTCAGTCGACTCTGCCTTGGTGATCCAGATGATGTTCCAGATATGATTCAAAGATTATTACCTTGTTGGTCATCAGCATTCTTGTTCATGCTTCCTGCGTGGCCAATTTCTCTTCCTATTGATTACACAGGACTGAAGAAGTAA